A genomic region of Podarcis raffonei isolate rPodRaf1 chromosome 13, rPodRaf1.pri, whole genome shotgun sequence contains the following coding sequences:
- the LOC128400022 gene encoding sulfotransferase 2B1-like has product MFKEYFQYKGISFPQIIYSGQVLQMVENNFQVRDDDIFNVTYQKSGTVWMLEILSLIRSNGDPSWCRTVPNWDRGPWYETVIGYRIALTNKSPRIISSHLPAQLFAKSFFKSKAKVIYTVRNPKDVLVSLYHFASMFRPYKDPGTLDQFLEGFLKGDVPFGSWFDHVKGWLNLKDKENFFFITYEELQEDLRGSVVRICQFLGKDLDDAAIDSVVANASFEAMKSNKMSNFSLSPRFLMNQKKSAFLRKGISGDWKNHLTTAQSECFDQVYQERLRDLNVTFPWDKE; this is encoded by the exons ATGTTCAAGGAATATTTCCAGTACAAGGGGATCAGTTTTCCTCAAATTATCTACTCAGGACAGGTGCTGCAGATGGTGGAAAACAACTTCCAAGTTCGGGACGACGATATTTTCAATGTCACCTACCAAAAATCAG GGACCGTGTGGATGCTGGAGATTTTAAGCCTCATCCGTAGCAATGGTGACCCCAGCTGGTGCCGGACAGTCCCCAACTGGGACCGAGGGCCTTGGTACGAGACCGTGATAGGATACAGAATAGCTTTGACCAACAAGTCACCACGCATTATCAGCTCCCACCTGCCGGCACAGCTCTTCGCAAAGTCCTTCTTCAAATCCAAAGCCAAG GTCATCTACACAGTCAGGAATCCCAAAGATGTATTGGTATCCCTCTATCATTTTGCTTCCATGTTTCGTCCCTATAAAGACCCCGGCACCTTGGACCAATTTCTGGAGGGCTTCCTAAAGGGAGATG TGCCTTTTGGATCCTGGTTTGACCACGTTAAAGGCTGGCTGAACTTGAAGGACAAGGAAAACTTCTTCTTCATCACATACGAGGAGCTGCAAGAG GACCTGCGAGGAAGCGTAGTCCGAATTTGCCAGTTCCTGGGCAAGGACTTAGACGATGCAGCCATAGACTCAGTGGTGGCGAATGCCTCCTTCGAGGCCATGAAAAGCAACAAGATGTCGAatttctccctctcgccccgctTCCTCATGAACCAGAAGAAAAGTGCTTTCCTCCGCAAAG GGATATCCGGTGACTGGAAGAACCATTTGACCACCGCGCAGAGTGAATGTTTTGACCAGGTCTACCAGGAACGCCTACGAGACTTAAACGTCACTTTTCCGTGGGACAAAGAATGA